A region of Oncorhynchus kisutch isolate 150728-3 unplaced genomic scaffold, Okis_V2 scaffold3840, whole genome shotgun sequence DNA encodes the following proteins:
- the LOC116372011 gene encoding zinc finger protein 79-like gives TLSLAGEKPDSEEPEPGTSKPARRHHCSQCGKGWNQLSELKRHERIHRGEKPYHCSQCGKGVNDLGKLKRHERIHTGEKPYHCSQCGRGFNDLGNLKRHERIHKRQKPYHCSQCGKGCKDLGKLKRHESIHTGEKPYHCSQCGKGFNDLGSLKRHERMHTEEKPYHCSQCGKCFAWSWNLKQHERIHTGEKPYQCSQCGKFLVSARYLKQHERIHTGEKPYHCSQCGKCFVGAGDLKKHERIHTGEKPYHCSHCGKCFNQLGALKQHERIHTGEKPAPSVASVLTS, from the coding sequence acactgtctttggcaggagaaaaaccagactcagaggaaccagagccagggacgtccaaaccagcaagaaGACACCattgttcccagtgtggaaagggttggAACCAGTTAAGCGAGCTTAAacgacacgagagaatacacagaggggagaagccttaccactgctcccagtgtggcaaggGTGTTAACGATTTGGGGAAGCtgaaacgacatgagagaatacacacaggggagaagccttaccactgctcccagtgtggaagggGTTTTAATGATTTGGGGAATCtgaaacgacatgagagaatacacaaaaggcagaagccttaccactgctcccagtgtggaaagggttgtaaAGATTTGGGGAAGCTGAAACGACACGAGAgcatacacacaggggagaagccttaccactgctcccagtgtggaaagggttttaatgATTTGGGGAGTCTGAAACGACACGAGAGAATGCACACAgaggagaagccttaccactgctcccagtgtggaaagtgtttcgccTGGTCATGGAATCTGAAAcagcacgagagaatacacacaggggagaagccttaccaatgctcccagtgtggaaagtttTTAGTCTCGGCAAGGTATCTGAaacagcatgagagaatacacacaggggagaagccttaccactgctcccagtgtggcaagtgtttcgTCGGGGCAGGGGATCTGAAAAAACACGAaagaatacatacaggagagaagccttaccactgctcccactgtggcAAGTGTTTTAACCAGTTAGGGGCCTTGAAAcagcacgagagaatacacacaggggagaagcctgctcccagtgtggcaagtgttttaacCAGTTAG